CACGTTCTCCTATAAGTTTAACAACTTGTTGATAGTTTTCAAAATCTAAATACTCGACTATTATATTTTTTGAAGCAGCCCGTAAAGCATCCTCTGCTTCGCCTGCGGTCAACTCCTCCTTCGCCATTTTTTCATCAAGCAGTCCACCTGGTTGACTCAACACGAGGTGCTCCATGCCCTCAACTTTAGCGCTTACTTCTTTAAGCGTATCAAACCCTTTTTCGTAAGCATCAGCAAGTAAATAGGTATGGTTAACAAAGCTTTGAAGCCATTCTTTCACATGATCAGATGTTGGATTAGAATTATTTTTTCTGATAAAATCTACTTTAAAAATATTTAGATTCTTCTCCAGCTCATATTGGGTAATATCAACTTTCCCTATAGATAAAATTACCTTATCTGCTACTTGAGCTTGAATGTTTAAAAAATTGAAAACTAATAAATGTAAAATAAAGAGCTTTTTTAGCATAAACAGGTTATCAACTAAAAAATTAATAATGATTTTTTTTAACAGCTAACTCCAATTAAAATTAATTTCTAGTGCAATTGATCACTTGTTGTTGAATAACCGATTAGAACTACCAATAGGCACCTATTTGACCTGTACCATCTTTAGTAGAACCGAGAGCTAAATAAAGAATGCCATCTGTGTTCTCCGATGCAGAGAAAGTGGTTCCTCCATAATTCCCTCCTACACTTGAGGCTGTATAAAGCCACATACGACCTCCTAAATCTGCCTCTGCACCAGTGATATTCCCTGATGAACTAATATAAAAATAAGTTGAAATAATAACCGGCACTCCCGGAGTTATATAATAAAGTTGCTGATACCCTGTACCATAAGCAGAGTAGCAAAAAACATTATGAGAACTCTGAATTCCACACTGTGCAAAAGTTTTAGTATTGTCTATTAACAACAGACAGAATGTAAAACATGATAAAATTAGTAACTTTTTCATTTTTTGTTTTTAAAGGTTTACATAAACAATTGGAGTTAGCATTGAGAGGTTAATACAGAGGAGACTATGCTCCTCTGTGGTGATTACATTTTAAGATATTAATTATATCCTGGGTTTTGATAATTCTTTTTATAAGCCGCATCTCCACTCATCCGATCTAATTGCCCCTGAGGAATAGGTCTCAAATAAAGATATTTTGGCAACTCTCTATTGACTGTAACAGGCGCTGTTCCACCTACTTGGGAAATACGATAAGAACCAGCATATTCCTCCCATTTTTGCGTCCGGGCTAAATCATGCCAACGATAGCCTTCACCAAAGAATTCTCTGGATCTTTCATCTAAAATATAGTTAATATCTATTACCGCAGGAGTGGCAGCCATCATTGCCGCAGAGTTATCAGCAATCTTAGTGACATTTTCAGCCACATCAAACCTCCACTTTCCTGCTCTTGCTCTAATAACATTTATTAAATCACGAGCACTTTTTCCAGCTTGAACATTGGCGCCTTTAACAGCCGCCTCCGCCGCAACGAAATAGAATTCAGAAAACTTTAAAATATTAAAAGGGCGAGAACTTGCGATTTTGTCATCATTGTAATCGCTAGCCTTTCTATAAGCTCCTAGCTTCCATAGTCCAGGGTAAATATTTCTTGAAATTTTATCTAGCGGAATTACAAAGTCAGCCCTTCCAGGTAAAAATCCAGCTTCGGTACCATCCTGGTTAAGAATAACGTTATTTGGATTGGGGTTTGGATCTACTGGATAACTGATTCCTCCCGGATCAGAAGGCAGAAAAGAGAGTATTTTGTCATTCGGTGCTATTGGCAAATAATTTGCTCCGTATAAAATATTTTCTGCCCTATTGGGATTGAGTTTCCAAGTCGCTCTATAAACTGTCGTAAAAGTCCCATTAAACCTAGAGTCACTTGTTTTATCTGCAAATGTTCGCGTAAATACATCTATAGGAGGTGCCATACGCATCCATGGTCGTGTATACGATTGACCAGCCTGAACTGTTCTAAACGTAGCATCAACAGAAGACCAGGTTCCAGCTGTTTTACTTGCTTTAAGATTCTGAAAATACCATGTAACCATCCAACCCGCTTGGTTCTGACCATCGCCACCATCCCATCCGGTAATATTACTCTCGCTGTATTGAGCATTCGCCTCTGTATGATCAGCAAAGAGCATAATTTCACTATTACGATCATTTTGTGCGAGATTCACGTCATAAAAAGTTGGCTGTAAACTGTATGATCCGGGACTATCAATACCTGTTACCGCGATATCGTAGGCTTTTTGAAAATACCATTGTGCATCGTGCCCATCGGGATCGTTTCTAGCAGTTTCTGGATAAGTTGGAACATTATTTGGATTTTGAAGCCACCAACCATACGTCAAATAAGCCTTTGCTAACGTAAGACGAGCAACATTCTTTGTAACGGCTCCAATTACCCTTGGATTATCCTGTAACTCATTAATAGCTTGAAGTAAATCAGGAAATACACCTTTCGTATAAACCTCTGGCACCGTATTTCTAACAGAGGTTAAGGTTGGTGTAGTGTTATATTGGAGTATTCCACCCCCTAAATCCAGAGGAACACCGCCGAAAGTCTGAACAAGAAGAAAATAGGAAAATGCTCTGAAAAATCTAGCCTCTGAAATGAGTGAGGGAGAAATACCCGCTTCAGTACCATTTGCTATGATGCCACTTGCTGAATTAATATTTGCGTAAGCAGTATTCCATAAAACGTCCCATCTACTATTTTGAGCATCGGGAATACCCAAACCAGATAAATCCGCTGCTCTGAAATTTCCATCTGCCTGAGAGCCGTAGGTGTATTCATCTGTTCCAGTTTCCGTGGCATTATAATAATACGGTTGTCCGTAAAGCCTCCGCAACCCCGAGTACAAACCCGTTAATCCGCCTCTAATACCATCTTCAGTTTTAAAGAAACCAGGTTCAAATCTATCACGAGGGGTTTCTTCCAGAATATCATTACAGCCAGTTGCTAGAAACAAACTGGTAACTGCTAACATCTTATTTAACTTTTGCATAACTAGTAATTTTAAAAAGTGAAATTAAGTCCTACTAAATAGTTTCGCGTGGCAGGTACATTATAACCTACTACAGGCAAACGTTGTACAATTTGAGTAGTAACAGCTTGATTTTGATTTCCGTAGGAGTTCGGTTCGGGATCCATACCTGACTCTTTATGAAACGGTGAAAATAAAACGAACGGATTTTGAGCGGTAAAATAAATTCTTGCTTGGCTAATACCTGCATTTTCCATCCACTTACCATTAAAATTATAGCCTAAAGAAATAGTTCTAATTTTCAAATAAGAGGCATCAAAATACGCCATAGTACTCATATACTTGGGATTATCTGCTGCTGTTATCCCTCCGGGTCTAGGATATTTGGCTCCCGTATTTTCAGGTGTCCAATAGTCCACACTAACGTTATTGTGTCGTCCATTCAATAGGTTTAAATAACTAGTTCCTCCGTGTAAAGTGGAAATCAATGTACCACCATTCTTAAATGCAGCTACAATTCCTAAATCAAAGCCTTTGTAAGAGAAACGAGTATTAAATCCTCCTTGAAATTTCGGGTCAAAGTCTAAAATCTGGCGATCAGCTGCGCCAATTTGTCTCACTGGAACACCATTATTATCATACTCTCCAGTATACTTAACCTTGATCATCCCTACATTTCCTCCTGGTTCTAGAACATTTAAATGAGAATCTCCAGTCTGCCAAAGTCCAATTCGCTCATAATCGTAAATAACATTAATAGGATGACCTACAAACCACCAGTTACCCTCATTCCTATCTGAGCCAGATGTCAGTGCTAATAATTTATTACGATTTGTGTATAAATTAACTCCTGCTTCCCATCTAAAACCGTTTGGATTATCTATGATTACACCATTTAGAGAAAGCTCAAAACCTTTGTTTTCCGTTTCTCCTATATTACTGGTAAATCTGTTTACACCGGTTGTTGGAGGCAAATCAACAGCTAAAAGTATATCTTTTGTGTGCTGTTTATAATATTCTATTGTACCACTTAAACGTCCTGCAAAAAGTCCGAAGTCTAAACCGAAGTTCCAGGTATTTGTGAACTCCCACCCTAAATTCTCGTTTGGCAATTCTGAGATAATATAACCAGTCTCATAACTTTCATCTCCGTTATCTCCAAAGTTATAAAATCGATTACTTAACCTGCCCAAAGTAGCATAAGGAGCAACCGCCTGATTAGATGTTACTCCATAACCAACTCTTAATTTCAATAAGCTTAAAGGAGTAACTTCACTCATAAAAGACTCCTGAGCTATGTTCCATCCTGCGGAAACTGCTGGATAAGTATGCCATTTTCTTCCGGGCGCTAATCGAGAAGAGCCGTCAGCTCTTAACGTAGCGGATAGCATATAACGATTATCATAATTGTACATCACACGCCCCATCCAAGATTGTAAGCCCCAAACGGTATGACCTTGATTATCGGGATTAATTGTAATATTTCCCTGTGGAGCCTGCCCCAAGTTAAAATATTGAAAATGCTCTGCAGCCAGATCCCTTACAGAAATATCCGAACGGTAAAATGTATTTTCTTGAGCAGAATACAATCCAACCGCATTAAATTCGTGTTTACCGAATCTACGATCGTAAGTTAGTAAGTTTTCAATTGCCCAATCCGTCATTGTAGAATTGTTAATT
This genomic interval from Pseudopedobacter saltans DSM 12145 contains the following:
- a CDS encoding RagB/SusD family nutrient uptake outer membrane protein; this encodes MQKLNKMLAVTSLFLATGCNDILEETPRDRFEPGFFKTEDGIRGGLTGLYSGLRRLYGQPYYYNATETGTDEYTYGSQADGNFRAADLSGLGIPDAQNSRWDVLWNTAYANINSASGIIANGTEAGISPSLISEARFFRAFSYFLLVQTFGGVPLDLGGGILQYNTTPTLTSVRNTVPEVYTKGVFPDLLQAINELQDNPRVIGAVTKNVARLTLAKAYLTYGWWLQNPNNVPTYPETARNDPDGHDAQWYFQKAYDIAVTGIDSPGSYSLQPTFYDVNLAQNDRNSEIMLFADHTEANAQYSESNITGWDGGDGQNQAGWMVTWYFQNLKASKTAGTWSSVDATFRTVQAGQSYTRPWMRMAPPIDVFTRTFADKTSDSRFNGTFTTVYRATWKLNPNRAENILYGANYLPIAPNDKILSFLPSDPGGISYPVDPNPNPNNVILNQDGTEAGFLPGRADFVIPLDKISRNIYPGLWKLGAYRKASDYNDDKIASSRPFNILKFSEFYFVAAEAAVKGANVQAGKSARDLINVIRARAGKWRFDVAENVTKIADNSAAMMAATPAVIDINYILDERSREFFGEGYRWHDLARTQKWEEYAGSYRISQVGGTAPVTVNRELPKYLYLRPIPQGQLDRMSGDAAYKKNYQNPGYN
- a CDS encoding SusC/RagA family TonB-linked outer membrane protein, which codes for MNKANQLKKTKLLLLFMIATFILPLGAFAQANLKGRVLDETGQPLPGAAVKAKGGTSSTLTGANGDFELKSSSSISAIIVSYIGYESKEVNVSGKTNITVTLNPDQKNLQEVVVIGYGTQRAEAVTGSVASIKGEALREVPSANITQALQGRVAGVEMTQTSSRPGSGMQIRIRGTRSLNADPNSGQDAPLVVLDGIPFSGSINDIDPNSIRSIDILKDASATAIYGSRGANGVILVTSFRGQKGQAARVSYNSFYGLKNLFSRVPMMDGPEFARLRTEATKTQQELNIGTFAPSSDELDNANTDWQDLLYRNAMTMSHDVNLSKGSERGNFSVGIGYYKDQSVLPTNDFNRYSIRAAVDQEAGKYFRFGLTSNNSYTVTEGNQVGISDALGASPLASPYDANGNLKRSTYASTDPYKVWTKDLINDLKDRWLSEAKGLGSYNNMYVEVRAPWVEGLKARVNLGLNIRQTTGGNFTGKGVTSATNPNEPSTAGINNSTMTDWAIENLLTYDRRFGKHEFNAVGLYSAQENTFYRSDISVRDLAAEHFQYFNLGQAPQGNITINPDNQGHTVWGLQSWMGRVMYNYDNRYMLSATLRADGSSRLAPGRKWHTYPAVSAGWNIAQESFMSEVTPLSLLKLRVGYGVTSNQAVAPYATLGRLSNRFYNFGDNGDESYETGYIISELPNENLGWEFTNTWNFGLDFGLFAGRLSGTIEYYKQHTKDILLAVDLPPTTGVNRFTSNIGETENKGFELSLNGVIIDNPNGFRWEAGVNLYTNRNKLLALTSGSDRNEGNWWFVGHPINVIYDYERIGLWQTGDSHLNVLEPGGNVGMIKVKYTGEYDNNGVPVRQIGAADRQILDFDPKFQGGFNTRFSYKGFDLGIVAAFKNGGTLISTLHGGTSYLNLLNGRHNNVSVDYWTPENTGAKYPRPGGITAADNPKYMSTMAYFDASYLKIRTISLGYNFNGKWMENAGISQARIYFTAQNPFVLFSPFHKESGMDPEPNSYGNQNQAVTTQIVQRLPVVGYNVPATRNYLVGLNFTF